Proteins found in one Arthrobacter pascens genomic segment:
- a CDS encoding protealysin inhibitor emfourin — protein sequence MKISVERSGGIAALTRVWTVHAQTQSAKSQWQPIVEACPWDAVPKTVRAASAAASGNQPDRFIYSIRAGQRRAALPEQAVTGPWRVLVDSTRAASEDARAKPERGQETG from the coding sequence ATGAAGATCAGCGTGGAGCGTAGCGGCGGCATCGCCGCACTGACCCGGGTGTGGACAGTGCACGCCCAGACGCAGAGTGCCAAGAGCCAATGGCAGCCGATCGTCGAAGCGTGCCCCTGGGACGCCGTACCCAAGACCGTCAGGGCAGCGTCGGCAGCAGCTTCGGGGAATCAGCCGGACCGTTTTATCTATTCCATCCGGGCCGGGCAGCGGCGTGCGGCACTGCCTGAGCAGGCCGTCACGGGGCCGTGGCGCGTCCTGGTGGACAGCACCCGCGCAGCGTCCGAGGATGCCCGCGCCAAGCCGGAGCGGGGACAGGAAACGGGCTAG